In Rahnella aquatilis CIP 78.65 = ATCC 33071, one DNA window encodes the following:
- a CDS encoding DUF1289 domain-containing protein — MAQQLEFFDIPSPCRGICQADERGYCRGCLRSREERFGWMKMTDTEKRHVLRLCQQRLMRQQRAGKQPDEPLPEQPELF; from the coding sequence GTGGCTCAGCAACTCGAATTTTTTGACATCCCCAGTCCATGCCGTGGCATTTGTCAGGCCGATGAACGCGGTTATTGCCGTGGCTGCCTGCGCAGCCGCGAGGAGCGTTTCGGCTGGATGAAAATGACTGACACAGAAAAACGCCATGTGCTGCGGTTGTGCCAGCAACGCCTGATGCGCCAGCAGCGCGCGGGGAAACAACCGGACGAACCCTTGCCGGAGCAACCAGAGTTGTTCTGA
- a CDS encoding alkene reductase codes for MTKLFTPIVVGKNTLPNRVFMAPLTRLRSIEPGDIPTPLMGEYYAQRHSSGLIITEATQVSFQAKGYAGAPGLHTPEQVAAWKKIVAGVHQKDGRIAVQLWHTGRISHNSVQPDNQTPVAPSAVNPNTRTSLRDEQGHAIRVDCPTPRALELSEIPGIVNDFRHAAACSAEAGFDYIELHAAHGYLLHQFMSPASNLREDEYGGSIENRTRLTLEVVDATIDAIGADRVGIRISPMGPFNGLDNGEDQEQAAIYLLDELNKRKLAYLHISEPDWAGGKPYSAEFRAVIRAHYQGVIVGAGAYTAEKGEELIEKGYIDAVAFGRSYIANPDLVERLKSHAPLNEPKPETFYGGGAQGYTDYPTL; via the coding sequence ATGACCAAGCTTTTCACCCCTATTGTTGTCGGTAAAAACACGCTGCCTAACCGTGTTTTTATGGCACCTCTCACCCGTCTGCGTAGCATCGAACCGGGGGACATCCCTACACCGCTCATGGGTGAATATTATGCACAGCGTCACAGTTCTGGCCTGATCATTACGGAAGCCACTCAGGTTTCATTCCAGGCGAAAGGGTATGCCGGTGCGCCGGGCCTGCACACGCCGGAACAAGTGGCAGCATGGAAAAAAATTGTGGCTGGCGTACATCAGAAAGACGGACGCATTGCGGTTCAGTTGTGGCACACCGGACGCATTTCACATAACAGTGTTCAGCCTGACAATCAGACACCGGTTGCGCCTTCCGCTGTCAATCCAAACACCCGCACCAGCTTGCGTGATGAGCAAGGCCACGCCATTCGTGTCGATTGCCCGACGCCGCGCGCGTTAGAGCTCAGCGAGATCCCAGGGATCGTGAATGACTTCCGTCATGCCGCAGCCTGCTCCGCAGAAGCCGGTTTCGATTATATCGAACTGCACGCCGCGCACGGCTACCTGCTGCACCAGTTCATGTCTCCGGCATCTAATTTGCGTGAAGATGAATACGGCGGCAGCATTGAAAACCGTACCCGTCTGACACTGGAAGTGGTCGATGCCACCATTGACGCCATCGGCGCCGATCGCGTGGGTATCCGCATTTCGCCAATGGGTCCCTTCAACGGGCTGGATAATGGCGAAGATCAGGAACAGGCGGCTATCTATCTGCTCGACGAGCTGAACAAACGCAAACTCGCTTACCTGCATATCTCCGAACCGGACTGGGCTGGCGGCAAACCTTATTCCGCAGAGTTCAGGGCGGTGATCCGTGCGCATTATCAGGGCGTGATTGTCGGGGCCGGTGCTTACACCGCAGAAAAAGGCGAAGAGCTGATCGAAAAAGGCTATATCGATGCCGTGGCATTTGGCCGCAGCTATATTGCGAACCCTGACCTGGTGGAGCGCCTGAAATCTCACGCGCCACTTAACGAACCCAAGCCGGAAACTTTCTACGGCGGCGGTGCTCAGGGTTATACCGACTATCCGACCCTGTAA
- the gloA gene encoding lactoylglutathione lyase — MRLLHTMLRVGDLQRAISFYTDVLGMRLLRTSENTEYKYSLAFVGYTEESEGAVIELTYNWGVDSYDIGTAYGHIALGVDNVAQTCDDIRNAGGKVTREAGPVKGGSTIIAFVEDPDGYKIELIESRHAGQGLGN; from the coding sequence ATGCGTTTACTCCACACCATGCTTCGTGTTGGCGATCTGCAACGTGCTATCAGCTTCTATACCGATGTTTTAGGTATGCGTTTGCTGCGTACCAGCGAAAACACTGAATATAAATACTCTTTGGCTTTTGTCGGTTACACCGAAGAAAGTGAAGGTGCAGTGATCGAACTGACCTATAACTGGGGCGTCGACAGCTACGACATCGGCACCGCTTACGGTCATATCGCATTGGGCGTTGATAACGTCGCACAAACCTGTGATGACATTCGTAACGCAGGCGGGAAAGTGACCCGTGAAGCGGGCCCGGTCAAAGGCGGGTCCACCATTATTGCGTTTGTCGAAGATCCGGACGGTTACAAAATTGAGTTGATCGAATCCAGACATGCAGGTCAGGGGCTGGGTAATTAA
- the rnt gene encoding ribonuclease T — MRAEFDEDKKLMAENSDINALRGRFRGFYPVVIDVETAGFNAKTDALLEIAAITLKMDEDGWLQSDETVHFHVEPFEGAILVPEALAFNGIDPTNPLRGAVSEYEALHEIFKVIRKGMKEQNCNRAIIVAHNANFDHSFLMAAAERAGLKRNPFHPFATFDTAALSGLVLGQTVLAKACISAGIIFDSSQAHSALYDTERTAELFCELVNRWKRLGGWPLALSDEEAEDETASEENQQ; from the coding sequence ATGCGCGCTGAATTCGATGAAGATAAGAAACTAATGGCCGAGAATAGTGACATTAACGCCCTGAGAGGCCGTTTTCGTGGTTTTTATCCCGTGGTTATCGACGTAGAAACCGCCGGATTTAATGCCAAAACCGATGCGCTGCTGGAAATTGCGGCAATAACACTGAAGATGGATGAGGACGGCTGGCTGCAAAGCGATGAGACCGTGCATTTTCACGTCGAGCCTTTTGAAGGCGCAATACTGGTGCCGGAAGCGCTGGCATTTAACGGTATCGATCCGACCAATCCGCTACGCGGCGCGGTCAGTGAATATGAAGCCCTGCACGAGATTTTCAAAGTCATCCGCAAAGGGATGAAAGAGCAGAACTGTAACCGCGCGATCATCGTGGCACACAACGCTAATTTTGATCACAGCTTCCTGATGGCAGCGGCTGAACGTGCCGGGTTAAAACGTAATCCGTTCCACCCTTTTGCCACGTTTGATACCGCCGCATTAAGCGGGCTGGTACTCGGCCAAACGGTGCTGGCAAAAGCCTGTATCAGCGCGGGTATCATCTTTGACAGCAGTCAGGCACATTCTGCGTTGTATGACACCGAACGGACAGCCGAACTGTTCTGTGAACTGGTAAACCGCTGGAAACGCCTGGGTGGCTGGCCTCTGGCGCTTTCAGACGAAGAAGCCGAAGACGAAACGGCGTCGGAAGAAAATCAGCAGTAA
- a CDS encoding Grx4 family monothiol glutaredoxin: MTTPTIEKIQKQVSENPILLYMKGSPKLPSCGFSAQAVQALSACGERFAYVDILQNPDIRAEMPKFANWPTFPQLWVDGELVGGCDIVVEMFQRGELQQLIKETAEKYKSSEE; the protein is encoded by the coding sequence ATGACCACTCCGACAATTGAAAAGATTCAGAAGCAAGTTTCTGAAAACCCGATTCTGCTGTACATGAAAGGTTCTCCAAAACTGCCAAGCTGCGGTTTCTCCGCTCAGGCTGTTCAGGCGCTTTCCGCCTGTGGCGAGCGTTTTGCTTACGTGGATATTCTGCAGAACCCGGACATCCGTGCTGAAATGCCCAAATTTGCTAACTGGCCAACGTTCCCGCAATTGTGGGTTGACGGTGAACTGGTGGGCGGCTGCGATATCGTGGTTGAGATGTTCCAGCGCGGCGAATTGCAGCAGTTGATCAAAGAAACCGCTGAAAAATACAAATCTTCTGAAGAGTAA